A single genomic interval of Sinorhizobium garamanticum harbors:
- a CDS encoding adenylate/guanylate cyclase domain-containing protein, translating into MDRKLAAILAADVVGYSTLMEQDEEGTFERLRAGRKELFEPEIARHHGRIFKLMGDGLLAEFASVVDAVECAVALQRGLAERNASFPEEEGINVRIGVNLGEVIVEGDDFYGEGVNIAARLEQMAEPGGVYVSGKVAKEVEKKLSFGFEPMGEHLMKNMDEPVPVYRIKLLGVPKIRSRRRRGKPYMPWAAAAAVALLAFAGGGWLYFDLFATPAATGVPSIAVLAFDNMSDDPKLDYFSDGVSEDIIAGLARSPDLSVIARNSSFTYKGKPTDVRQIGKDLNVSYVLEGSVRKEADRVRIVAQLINTKTGAHVWAERFDQSGDNPMALQDAVTEKIVGALASETGQIKRSWYGEAWSKNAASLEEYDYYLRGHDKLLQYTPETTEEASRTTAEGMAKFPESALLKFNMGFISYVRGVNGWSQDPHDDLGKVPELGRQGMASDNLSPLERKLGHWLLAYASLVERDFRNAMREAEAAIALAPNDAFMRAVLVDAAIGAGDTESAIAWTNFGMRNDPANKEFYSYLQGWALMSGERYEESLKVMKELSNSFAAIPLVKAINAVNLGNLDEAKNNITTALELDPSWTAKKWRAITFVEEKVLDRQVSDLVKAGLPER; encoded by the coding sequence TGATGTCGTTGGCTACTCCACTCTCATGGAGCAGGACGAAGAGGGCACTTTCGAGCGTCTTCGAGCCGGGCGCAAGGAACTGTTTGAACCTGAGATCGCCCGCCACCACGGCCGCATCTTCAAGCTGATGGGCGACGGATTGCTGGCTGAATTCGCCAGCGTTGTGGACGCGGTCGAATGCGCAGTTGCCCTGCAGCGCGGCCTTGCCGAACGCAATGCGTCCTTTCCGGAGGAGGAAGGCATCAACGTCCGCATCGGCGTGAATCTTGGCGAGGTGATCGTCGAAGGTGATGATTTCTACGGCGAGGGCGTCAACATAGCCGCTCGCCTCGAACAGATGGCCGAGCCCGGCGGCGTCTACGTCTCTGGCAAGGTTGCCAAGGAGGTGGAGAAGAAACTCTCCTTCGGCTTTGAGCCCATGGGCGAGCACTTGATGAAGAACATGGACGAGCCCGTGCCCGTCTATCGCATCAAGCTCCTGGGCGTCCCAAAAATCCGGAGCCGACGCCGCCGTGGGAAACCTTATATGCCTTGGGCTGCCGCAGCGGCGGTCGCTCTCCTCGCGTTCGCCGGAGGAGGTTGGCTCTATTTCGACCTTTTTGCCACTCCGGCGGCGACGGGCGTTCCCTCCATCGCCGTTCTGGCGTTTGACAATATGAGCGACGACCCGAAACTTGATTATTTCAGCGACGGGGTCAGCGAGGACATCATCGCCGGGCTGGCGCGTTCGCCCGACCTCTCCGTCATCGCAAGGAACTCCTCGTTCACTTACAAGGGCAAGCCCACCGACGTCCGTCAGATCGGCAAGGACCTCAACGTTTCCTACGTGCTTGAGGGAAGCGTGCGGAAGGAAGCTGACCGGGTCCGTATCGTGGCCCAGCTGATCAATACCAAAACTGGCGCTCATGTCTGGGCGGAACGGTTCGACCAGTCCGGCGACAACCCGATGGCACTCCAGGACGCCGTGACAGAAAAGATCGTTGGGGCGCTCGCCAGCGAAACCGGGCAGATAAAGCGCTCATGGTACGGTGAGGCGTGGAGCAAGAACGCTGCTAGCCTTGAGGAGTATGACTATTACCTCAGGGGGCACGACAAGCTCTTGCAGTACACGCCCGAAACTACTGAGGAAGCCTCTCGGACGACGGCCGAGGGAATGGCAAAGTTCCCGGAATCTGCGCTCCTGAAATTCAATATGGGTTTCATTTCTTATGTACGCGGCGTCAACGGCTGGTCACAAGACCCGCACGATGACCTAGGAAAGGTGCCGGAGCTGGGGCGGCAAGGGATGGCCAGTGACAATCTCTCGCCGCTGGAGCGGAAATTGGGGCACTGGCTGCTCGCGTACGCCAGTCTTGTGGAGCGTGATTTCAGGAACGCCATGAGAGAGGCGGAAGCGGCAATCGCTTTGGCACCGAATGACGCCTTCATGCGAGCGGTGTTGGTCGACGCGGCGATTGGAGCGGGCGATACCGAAAGCGCGATTGCTTGGACGAATTTTGGGATGCGCAACGACCCAGCCAACAAAGAGTTCTATTCGTATCTGCAAGGATGGGCGTTGATGTCAGGGGAACGGTATGAAGAATCGCTCAAGGTGATGAAGGAACTAAGCAATTCGTTCGCTGCCATCCCACTCGTCAAGGCAATCAACGCCGTAAACCTCGGAAACCTTGATGAAGCCAAAAATAACATAACCACGGCGCTCGAACTCGATCCGAGCTGGACCGCCAAAAAATGGAGGGCAATTACTTTCGTCGAGGAAAAGGTCCTGGATCGACAAGTGAGCGACTTGGTCAAGGCAGGGCTACCGGAAAGGTAG